One window of the Eucalyptus grandis isolate ANBG69807.140 chromosome 8, ASM1654582v1, whole genome shotgun sequence genome contains the following:
- the LOC120287799 gene encoding glutathione transferase GST 23-like, producing the protein MANPKEVELLGLWVSPFVRRVEWALKLKGIAYDYIEEDILNKSALLLRLNPVHQKVPVLVHAGRVVCESFLILEYIDETWKQNPLLPRDPYDRAMARFCASVAEGQLLANAWVASCSEGEEQERAIKVATEALGHIEGVIKGKAFFGGEGIGYLDLAIGWVAYWLPIWDEVGSMKIFDPAMFPATAAWTGRFIEHPVIKENLPPRDKTVVYCRQKRSQMLASKSHA; encoded by the exons ATGGCGAATCCAAAGGAAGTAGAGCTCTTGGGGCTCTGGGTCAGCCCCTTCGTGCGGAGGGTGGAGTGGGCATTGAAGctcaagggcatagcctacgaCTACATCGAGGAAGACATCCTCAACAAGAGCGCTCTGCTTCTGCGGCTCAACCCTGTTCACCAGAAAGTCCCTGTCCTCGTCCATGCAGGCAGAGTGGTCTGCGAGTCTTTCCTCATCCTCGAGTACATCGACGAGACGTGGAAGCAGAACCCTCTGCTCCCTCGAGATCCTTATGACAGAGCCATGGCTCGATTCTGTGCTTCAGTCGCAGAAGGCCAG CTTTTGGCAAATGCTTGGGTTGCTTCGTGCTCTGAGGGAGAGGAACAGGAAAGAGCCATAAAAGTAGCCACCGAAGCTTTGGGACACATTGAGGGAGTGATCAAAGGCAAGGCCTTCTTCGGAGGTGAAGGAATTGGGTACTTGGACCTTGCAATCGGTTGGGTCGCTTACTGGCTGCCCATTTGGGACGAGGTCGGTTCGATGAAGATCTTCGACCCGGCAATGTTCCCAGCCACCGCGGCATGGACTGGCAGGTTCATCGAGCACCCTGTTATCAAGGAAAACTTGCCGCCGAGGGACAAGACGGTGGTCTATTGTCGCCAGAAGCGCAGCCAAATGTTGGCTTCCAAGAGTCATGCCTAA
- the LOC120286931 gene encoding 13S globulin basic chain-like, whose amino-acid sequence RSRFNLEETLCTMRLRENINKPEKADVYNPRGGRFTTLNSFSLPILSFIGLSATRAVLYREAILAPHYHMNCHGVIYVTRGSGRIQIVDDSANTVFDGQLQEGQLLVVPQNFAVVKKVGSEGFEYVSFRTNDNAMVSSLAGRLSVIRSLPEQVVMNSYDVSREEARRLKYSREEFAVLSPGSRSSQRGMED is encoded by the exons cgcagtagatt CAACTTGGAGGAGACGCTGTGCACCATGAGGCTGAGAGAGAACATAAACAAACCTGAGAAGGCTGACGTCTACAATCCTCGCGGAGGGCGGTTCACCACGCTCAACAGCTTCAGTCTTCCTATTCTCAGCTTCATTGGACTCAGCGCTACGAGGGCTGTTCTCTACAGG GAGGCCATTCTGGCGCCACATTACCACATGAACTGCCACGGTGTGATCTACGTCACCCGGGGCAGCGGCAGGATCCAGATTGTCGATGACTCAGCGAATACAGTCTTCGACGGGCAGCTCCAGGAGGGCCAGCTCCTGGTGGTGCCCCAGAACTTTGCGGTGGTGAAGAAGGTGGGCTCAGAGGGGTTTGAGTACGTCTCCTTCCGGACCAACGATAACGCGATGGTTAGCTCGCTGGCAGGGCGGCTATCGGTGATCCGGAGCCTACCGGAGCAGGTGGTGATGAACTCATATGACGTCTCGAGGGAGGAGGCCCGGAGGTTAAAGTACTCGAGAGAGGAGTTTGCGGTGTTGAGCCCGGGGTCTAGGTCATCACAAAGAGGGATGGAGGATTGA
- the LOC104416096 gene encoding 11S globulin seed storage protein 1, whose translation MATKTINVLAFVLLLQYASCYAQIEQVTSRSQGQQPHRFRGGECQIERLNTLEPSRRIEAEAGVSELWDEDEGQLQCAGVAVVRHIIQKRGLFLPAFTNAPELMYVVQGRGFQGVVFPGCPETYQSPEGSQHSQSRYGGQMRGERTQDQHQKVQQIREGDIIALPAGATHWIYNQGQSELVIVSVVDLSNQENQLDHSFRKFFLAGNPQQGRQQQGGSSQSWGPRRRGGSSQQESFGNIFSGFDEQILSESFAIDTELAQKLKCQDDQRGHIVEVQNELQIVSPRYREGEQEGESEWKREREWRGGRRRGTRDNGLEETLCTMRLRENINKPEKADIYNPRGGRFTTLNSFSLPILSFIGLSATRAVLYRDAIVAPHYHMNCHGVIYVTRGSGRIQIVDDSANTVFDGQLQEGQLLVVPQNFAVVKKAGSEGFEYVSFRTNDNAMVSSLAGRLSVIRSLPEQVVMNSYDVSREEARRLKYSREEFAVLSPGSRSSQRGMKD comes from the exons ATGGCTACGAAGACGATAAATGTTCTTGCCTTCGTGCTTCTCTTGCAATACGCCTCGTGCTATGCCCAGATCGAGCAGGTGACGTCGCGGAGCCAGGGCCAGCAACCGCACCGTTTCCGGGGTGGTGAGTGCCAGATCGAGAGGCTCAACACGCTTGAGCCGAGCCGTCGGATCGAGGCTGAGGCTGGGGTCTCCGAGCTGTGGGATGAGGATGAGGGCCAGCTCCAGTGCGCTGGCGTGGCGGTGGTCCGCCACATCATCCAGAAGCGGGGGCTCTTTTTGCCGGCGTTCACTAATGCGCCGGAGCTTATGTATGTCGTTCAAG GAAGGGGATTCCAAGGAGTAGTGTTCCCGGGCTGTCCCGAGACGTACCAATCGCCTGAGGGGTCACAACATTCGCAGTCGAGGTATGGAGGGCAAATGAGGGGAGAGAGGACCCAAGATCAGCACCAGAAGGTTCAGCAGATCCGTGAAGGCGACATAATCGCATTGCCGGCCGGAGCGACCCACTGGATCTACAACCAAGGCCAGTCTGAACTCGTAATAGTCTCTGTTGTTGACCTCAGCAACCAAGAGAATCAGCTCGACCACAGCTTCAGG AAATTCTTCCTCGCTGGAAACCCGCAACAAGGCAGGCAACAACAAGGCGGCAGCAGTCAAAGCTGGGGGCCAAGAAGAAGAGGGGGCAGCAGCCAGCAAGAGAGCTTCGGCAACATCTTCAGCGGCTTTGACGAGCAAATCCTCAGCGAGTCCTTCGCCATTGACACCGAGCTTGCACAAAAGCTCAAGTGCCAAGACGACCAGCGGGGCCACATCGTTGAGGTCCAGAATGAGCTCCAAATAGTAAGCCCACGCTACCGAGAAGGAGagcaagagggagagagcgaatggaagagggagagagagtggagagGAGGGAGACGGAGAGGGACGAGAGACAATGGCTTGGAGGAGACGCTGTGCACCATGAGGCTGAGAGAGAACATAAACAAACCCGAGAAGGCTGACATCTACAACCCTCGCGGAGGGCGGTTCACCACGCTCAACAGCTTCAGTCTTCCCATTCTCAGCTTCATTGGACTCAGCGCTACGAGGGCTGTTCTCTACAGG GATGCCATTGTGGCGCCACATTACCACATGAACTGCCACGGTGTGATCTACGTCACCCGGGGCAGCGGCAGGATCCAGATTGTCGATGACTCAGCAAATACAGTCTTCGACGGGCAGCTCCAGGAGGGCCAGCTCCTGGTGGTGCCCCAGAACTTTGCGGTGGTGAAGAAGGCGGGCTCAGAGGGGTTTGAGTACGTCTCCTTCCGGACCAACGATAACGCGATGGTTAGCTCATTGGCAGGGCGGCTATCGGTGATCCGGAGCCTACCGGAGCAGGTGGTGATGAACTCATATGACGTCTCGAGGGAGGAGGCCCGGAGGTTAAAGTACTCGAGAGAGGAGTTTGCGGTGTTGAGCCCGGGGTCTAGGTCATCACAAAGAGGGATGAAGGATTGA